Part of the Sphingopyxis sp. 113P3 genome, TGGATCAAACTTCTCCTCTTTTGCTCGCTAGGCGCCTAGGAGGTCATCATGACCCTTCGCCCGTCGATCGAGCCCCGCGCCCTCGCTGGAATCGGCATTTTTGCCGGCCTTCCGCTCGCCGTGCTCGAAGAGGGAGCAGCGATCGCACATCGGCGTTCACTGGCCCGCGGCGTACGCGTTTTCGATCAGGGCGAGATCGCCGGCCGGGCGCACGCCCTGCTTTGCGGCTGCGTGCGCATCACACAGGCGGGCAGCGACGGCGAGGAAATCCTCGTCCGCCTCATAGGCCCCGGCGAAATCTTCGGATGCGTCCCCATATTGACCGATGGCCTCTACCCTGCGGATGCCACGGCCCTTGTCGATGCGGTCGAACTGAGTTGGGATCCTGCTGATCTGGTCGCGCTGATGAAACGCCATTCGCAGATCGCGCTCAACATGATCGCCATTGTTGGCGGCCGGCTTGGCGAAACGCAGGAACGCTTGCGTGAACTGGCGACGCAAAGCGCCGAGCGCCGCATCGCGCGCACGATGTTGCGGCTGCTTGACCAGGCCGGACATCCGGCCAGTGACGGCATGCGGATCGCCTTTCCGCTGCGACGCAAGGATATCGCCGACATTG contains:
- a CDS encoding Crp/Fnr family transcriptional regulator translates to MTLRPSIEPRALAGIGIFAGLPLAVLEEGAAIAHRRSLARGVRVFDQGEIAGRAHALLCGCVRITQAGSDGEEILVRLIGPGEIFGCVPILTDGLYPADATALVDAVELSWDPADLVALMKRHSQIALNMIAIVGGRLGETQERLRELATQSAERRIARTMLRLLDQAGHPASDGMRIAFPLRRKDIADIAGTTLHTASRTLSAWEREGMLTSDRRHLIIRSPPALRRIAETP